One window of Globicephala melas chromosome 2, mGloMel1.2, whole genome shotgun sequence genomic DNA carries:
- the LOC115845863 gene encoding eosinophil cationic protein yields the protein MVPRQQNAQLPLFLLLGLLGMVISVHAQLTPAQWFQIQHLNMAHRRCDDATRVVNGYRRACKGENTFLHTTFAAVARVCHTTNVTCPRSRRTNCHRSPHPVPVTYCNLTRKANDYRNCRYRQISNRKIYIIARGNRLPQDNAGYPLVPVHLDDIV from the coding sequence ATGGTTCCAAGACAGCAGAATGCCCAGCTTCCTCTCTTTTTGCTGCTGGGGCTCTTGGGAATGGTGATCTCAGTCCACGCCCAATTAACCCCGGCTCAGTGGTTTCAGATTCAGCACCTAAATATGGCCCACCGTCGATGCGATGACGCAACGCGGGTGGTTAACGGTTACAGAAGGGCATGCAAAGGTGAAAATACTTTTCTCCACACAACGTTTGCTGCCGTAGCTCGTGTTTGTCACACCACAAATGTAACCTGCCCTAGATCACGCAGGACGAATTGTCATAGAAGCCCACATCCAGTGCCTGTAACCTACTGCAACCTCACAAGAAAGGCAAACGATTATAGGAACTGCCGTTATAGACAGATAAGTAATCGGAAGATCTACATCATTGCGCGTGGAAACAGATTACCACAGGACAATGCCGGGTACCCCCTGGTTCCAGTTCACTTGGATGACATCGTCTAA